The Aspergillus fumigatus Af293 chromosome 5, whole genome shotgun sequence nucleotide sequence AGGCGCATTCCATTGTGGTCCTTGCCGCTGTGAGCATTCCGGAAATCGAACCATTCAATATGGTCTAATTGGTTACGAAACTGGTGGAAGGTGCTCGACCCTGGGTGCAATAATACGGGGTGTTTTCCTTCCTGAACATATTCctcttgatgctgctggtctgTCTTGGTGAGATATATCTGCCACTTAGCCTCAGCAACTTGACTCGGTTTGGCTTTGCCTTCTGCGAGAGTAAGAAGCGGAGGTCGTCTAAAAATATCTGCCAGAGAGAATCCAACAGCAAATGGAGAGGTCTGTCTCTCTGTCTCAGGAATAGTACTGCCACCTGGGGATGTTGGAGTGGTTCAAGATGGTGAACCCCAACTTCCGAAGAGGGAGCGGGAAGTAGGCGGGATTGCTCATAGTTAGTTCATCGATGATTCGCcaaaaaggcaaaggcaaagtAGGCTTGGTCATTGCCCATTAGTGAATGAAGTTATCCAGGAACGTTTGACGCAATCATCAGTATCGAATCAACAGAGAATGACGCGACGTGAGCAGACTAACAGCACCGAGTGGGCAGCTGATGCATTGTGCTGAACGAGCTCCATCACCTTCCCCTCGAATATCCATAGCTCTACTGTATTCCACTTATGAATGACCAAAGATGTTATCTCCAACATGATATCAATGTCTGGAATGTCAGATGCAGCTTATCAAAGGGATCCAGTTCAGATGATCCAGATGCTACTGTTCAAGCTCCTTTCCGACCGTTGCCATCCCCTGACCTTGCATTTCTTTGTCCGGCTGGCTAAGAGCAGTCTCTCGCCGTCCGAGGCAGTAGATAGAATAATATTGAGAGATGTCAAAGATTTAAATGTATCGGGACTAGAAAGCCAACGCACGAATGGTAATGACGCTTCTTCTCCCGCTCTCATGCCGGACTGTGACTCCAACAGCAACATTAAAGGCCATAGGCTTCTTGTCTGTCACGAATGGAGATCATAACCTCAAGGTAGGAGACTTAATTTTCGGAGGAAGCAGTTCATAAGGTAATTTTGTAGACATTCACAGTTATCCGGTTTGCGAAAGATAGACATTACTTGTTCCCCTCAAGACGTAGTCACTTGTCTTCGCCCCACGACGAACGGAGATCGGCGCTTGCTTCAACTTCAACCTCAACCTTCACCGAATCGCCTTTTTACTCCAACCTCAACCTCTCGTTGCAACGTACTTCCTCCTTCGCCGTGGTTCATCGTTCTCGTGCATTCGCAGCTTATCAACCAAGCTGCTCGGCTTCGTCCAGCCATTTTCCAGCTCCTTAGTGCCTCCTTCGTCACCGCTCCTGTTGGGCTCCCCCTCCCCCGGACCGTTGTCTCACTCTTAGGCCCCGATAAGACTTCCACCCATCGAGTCTACGATCGACGTCCTTCCACTCTTCGATCAAACAAACCTACAACTTGGATTTCTCTCACACAACGAAGACATCAATAGTCTAGTTTCAGAGACGCAGGAATCGTCGAGCTTGACGGCCTGTGACAAGCTTCCACGTGAAATTGAAGCTCCCGGCGAGTATCGGTGAACCCGCCACTGGTTCAGGTCTGCTCGCCTGGTTCTGCTccagagccaggaggaaggGCAGATCTACCGATCTTCGACCTGGCAGACAACTCTTCCTCTAATACACCCTCCTCCGTCGCTCCCGACCGCCCCAACCTTCCTATCCCACTCGAACCCACGTCATTTacttccgctcctcctccgaggAGCTCTATAGACGGCATTCCATCGTCATCTCGGTTCGAGTCAGGTGCTGGGAGTGACAGTACAGCATCTTCTATCGACAATCCTCCTACATCCGCTGGCACCCGACGTCGACGTTTCAGTACGATCGACCCATCTGCTTTCACTGGTGGAACAGGAGGTGTTTCGGGAAATTTTACGCCTAGTCAGGAACAGGCCTCGGTTCAGTCTCATAATCCACGGGCAGAACACCCACCGTCCCCCAAGCGCAGGCGCCTGGCAAACATGCGGCCCGATGGTATCTCGAGTGCAAATGGCTTCTCCCAAGCGTCAAACGGCCTGAGTGTATCTCCGTCTCGGAAGACAGTTTTCGCGCACTCTTCCAACAGTCAGCCAGCACACTCATCATCAAATGGCGAATCTCAAAAGAATGGCTCCTCGAAAACATCAAAGAAGTCCTCCTCTTATTTCGGGCATGACCGCGAAGAAGTGACTAGGATACTGATACAAAGTCTGTATGAGCTTGGATACGATGGGGCCGCCTCGCTACTTTCTATGGAAAGCGGCTATCAGCTGGAAAGTCCGGCGGTTGGCATATTCAGGAAGGCAGTTCTTGAGGGGCGTTGGGCTGAGGCGGAGGATATCCTGATTCAATCATTCACACCTGATGCAAATGTGCGCGAGCCAGGCTTTAGTTCTGGGAAGCCTGAAACCACAGAGAAGCTGCTATTGGTGGAAAATGCTGAGAAGAATGAGATGCTGTTCTATCTACGGCAACAAAAGTTTCTCGAATTGTTAGAAGCACGAGACCTTGGCTCGGCCTTGACCGTGCTTCGGCACGAACTGACCCCTCTTAACTATGACGTCGGGCGTCTTCATGCTCTTTCTAGGTGAGTTCCAGAAGGAGATCCTACCATAGCTGCTTCACTCTCAGTGATACTGATCGGAGTGGTAGCTTGTTGATGTGCCCTCCTGAGCATCTGCATAACCAGGCTGGCTGGGAAGGGCCCATAAGCTCTTCTCGGGAGCGGTTATTATCTGAACTGTCAAGTGAGTACAGATATCTACCTTCGTGGGTGTCTGACGACCCTATTGCTGATCTCCTTCCAGAATCCATATCCCCATCCGTGATGATCCCAAACAACCGGCTTGCGATTCTGCTAAATCATGTCAAGCAAAATCAAATAAATCGCTGCTTATATCATAATACTGCAACACCACCATCGCTATATTCCGATCATATGTGCGATAGGAATGACTTTCCACTTCGAACTGGAGTTGAGCTGCGCCAGCATTCAGATGAGGTCTGGTACTGCCAATTCTCCCATGACGGCTCAAAGTTGGTCACGGCAGGGCGGGATCGTCACGTATACATCTATGACACATCCAATTTTTCTGTGTACCGGCAGTTGGAGAAGCACGAGGAGGGTGTTGCGCACGTCAGTTGGAGTCCGGATGATAGTAAATTGATCACGTGCTCTCAGGATAAGAAAGCCCGTGTCTGGAGTGTTGAGGTATGGATGTCGTCATTAATCTCTGGTGTCCGTCTATCGTCCCTAACGTAAACTCAAATACAGACCGGCCGCTGCCTTCTGACCATCAATCATCACCGGCAGCCTGTAACGGCTGCCGTATGGGCTGCAGATGGAGAGTCCTTTGTGACCGCGTCCCTTGATTTAAGCTCCCAACTATGCCACTGGAGCATGCGAGGCGATCCCCTGTATACATGGCACGGTGGCTTCAGGGTTCAAGATTGCGCGATCACTCCTGACGGCCGTCGGTTGATCGCCGCGGACGTTGAGGAAAAGATTCACGTTTATGACTTTGCGACTCACGAGGAGGAATATTGTCTCCCACTGAAGAGCAAACCCACTTCTGTAACTGTCAGCAGGGACTCACGATATATGCTCGTGAATTTGTCTGAAGGTCAGATACAGCTGATCGACCTTGATACTACAGAGGTTATCAGGCGTTTTCAGGGACAAAAACAGGGTCATTTCGTCATCCGAAGTGCCTTTGGTGGTGCAGCTGAAAACTTTGTTGTCAGCGGTAGCGAAGGTGAGCCTTTTATCGCCCTTCGGATGCATGTACTAGGCTGACAATCTGCAGATTCCCGGGTCTACATATGGCACAAAGAAAATGGTACGCTAGTAGAAACGTTGGAGGGTCATACTTCAGGTTGTGTCAATGCGATATCCTGGAATCCTACAAATCCTTGCATGTTTGCATCTGCAGGTGATGACTACTTTGTCAGAATGTGAGTCATATTGTCCTCCACCTCTATCGACCTCGTCTAACAGACACTCTAGTTGGACCCGCGAACGTGACATGCAGCGATATGCCCCAGCTAATAAAGGCGAGGCGGTATCAGTGAATGGCTCCGCACGCACGAGTGCGCTACGATCAACGTCAAATTTCTGAGCACATGTTCCTGGACCCCGCTCGATGAAATTGTCTTTCATCCCAAAGATCTGGCTGGCTTCGCAAGAAGGTATTCTACGGAGCCTTCGACGAAATGACACCGAATCGCCCCTTTATTCCTAGATTCAGTATTTAACAGCATATACACATCATTAGTCTGGCTGTGGTTTCATACGATATAGGAGCAGGCGCCCTGGTTTTGGCATCACAGATTCTTTTTTGCATCGCTGCGAGCATTTTGATGGATTGCTTCGTGGTTGACAGTTGCACATGAATACATCACCACCAGCTTACATACAATGCTTTCTCTTGGCTTTCCTTTCTTATGGACTCGAAAGACTCGGCTGGTTGCGGCGAACTATAGGAAACGGATCAGGCGAGAGTAtttggagatatttggcttcTTTACGAAATAAGGAAATCCATCAATTCTTTACTATCTGCTCAGCCTTATCGTTCGTAATATCCTCGCATACATTACTGGACCGAGAGTATCTTATGGTATCCAGGCAGCAGAGAAACATAGGCATTATCTTAAATCGATATCGCATTCCCAAACCAGCTAAGGAAGCAAGATTCCCGAATGACTTAAATCGAACTccgagaaaaaaaaaatagacGAGATTGATGTTTTACAAATTGTCATGAATCAAATGACCCTGATGCTTCCTGATTATAGGCCTGATATCCGTCATAATTTTTAAGAACTAGTTGGATAAATAAAGTCAGTTCACACTTTTCCTGCTTGAGAAGCGAAATTGAAAGATAGGTAATAAGCTCACCATTCTGGTGAAATTCCCCCTTTCCCCCGCCCTGGTTCTGCCTCTTTGCTTCCTGGTATTTGAGACTGAGGCACACTGGTAAGTCCTCCGTTGGTGTGTCTTCGGAGGACGGTGATATGGCCCGGGAAATGATGACAGTTTTTCGTGGTAAATTTTGGAAATATCAAGATGCGAGTCGTTTATGAAAGGAGATCAGCGACTAGACAAGAGTAAGTATATCGTTGTGCCATAAGTGGAAAGCGAGTGAAGTCGGAGGACTTACCATTCATAGGCATCTCATCGATCTGGGTAGAGTAGTACAATTCAATGTCACGGAGAATGCGCACATCATCGCTTGTGACGAAGTTGATGGCGACACCCTTTCTTCCGAAACGACCACTTCGACCAATACGGTGGATATAGTTCTCACGGTTGGTGGGTAGGTCGTAGTTGATGACAAGCGAGACTTGCTGAACGTCGATACCACGAGCCCAAACGTCGGTCGAGATGAGGACACGAGAGTTGCCCTGGCGGAAGTCTTGCATGATACTGTCACGCTCCTTCTGGGGCATTTCGCCGTGCATGCTGGATACTGTGAAGTTGGCTTCGCGCATCTTATCAGTAAGCCAGTCGACCTTCCGGCGGGTGTTGCAGAAGATCACGGCCTGCGTGATGGTCAAGGTATCGTAGAGGTCGCAAAGGGTATCGAACTtccactcttctttctcaacAGCGATGAAGTATTGTTTGATGCCTTCCAGGGTCAACTCGTCACGCTTGACCAGAACGCGGACGGGGTCAGTCATGAATTTCGTCGTCATGTCCAGGACGTCATAGGGGAGAGTGGCGGAAACGACAACGACCTGTGTAGCGGGAGGGAGGTAGCGGTAGACGTCGTAGATTTGTTCACGGAAACCGCGGTTCAGAAGTTCGTCAGCCTCATCAAGAACCAACATCTTGATATGCCGGGTGCGCAGGTGGCGTCTACGGATCATGTCCGCAACTCTACCCGGTGTACCCGAAACAACGTGCTGGCCGTAGTCCAGCTTTCGAATGTCCTCGCCAATATTTGTGCCTCCAATGCAAGCGTGGCATTGTACATTCATGTAATCTCCCAAGGCCATAATGACCGACTGAATCTGAGTCGCAAGTTCGCGAGTCGGCGAAAGGACCAGAGCTGATACTAATTAGGATCGCTTCACCAGCACAGGAAGAGTATTAAGTGACATACCTTGTGTCTCGCGCACGACAGTGTCGATGACTTGCAGGATACCGATCGAGAATGTGGCAGTCTTACCAGTACCAGATTGCGCCTGAGCGATCGTGTCACGACCCTTGCAAATCTGGACAATTGCTCGGGACTGGACGGCGGAGGGGGATTCATAGCCGTAAGCATAAATACCACGAAGTAAGCTTTCCTTCAGGTGCATATCCTCGAAGGTCGGGGCAACCGTGACCTCCTTCGAGGTGCTGAACTCCAGCCTGTCTGAATTTGCGCCGTTAGCCCAAATCTCTTCAAAAAGTTCCATTATTCGCATACCATCCGTTCGTCGATCAATACCGTCAGCCATTTTGTCTGTTCCAGGAAGCTTGTAGAGAATGCGATCAGCTTGACTGATTTTGGTCTGGAGATGTGATAGTTCGTGAGCGCAACTTGAGTTTGCGGCGCGAGTGCCACTGCTGGAATCACGTGATAGTACTCCGCAAAGCTCAAAGCGGCGTCAATCTGCCGCATAATGTCTAGAGCATCGAAGGTAGCACACTTGTAAAGGGGAAGAGACCGTTTCGCAGGCGTTTCCATCATGGTTCTTGAAGAACAGAGATTTATCCATGAGGATCTCGAGAGGTTAGAGCAAGCAATCGCAGACCGCATCGCTGAAGAACCTCGTAACGTAAGCTATCCATCTGTCTTTCTATATTGGTCAGAGCTGATTGTTGGTTTCTTTTCAGATTCGGGAGCGCCTTGCTCGCGATCATGAGATTGCTCATTTCCTATCGCGCATAGAAGAGCAGTCGAAGAGATTACTCGAAATCTATCAAGATGCAGACAAAGCCCGCGAAAAGGAGATCCAGACCATCTCCACAGGTGAACAGTTTGACGAGTTTTATCGacagctggacgagatcaagGACTTCCACAAGCGCTATCCAAATGAGCCTGTTGAAAATCTTGAGAGAGCCTACAAGCGCCGTCAACCTGGTGAGGGCGAACCGACGGGCGTGGAAATTGACACAATGTTCTCCGGCGAAGAGGCCTACGGGCAGTTCCTGGACCTCACAACATTACACGAAGACTATCTGAACCTTCCTGGAGTTAAGCGGCTTACATACATCCAATACCTCGACGTGTTCGACTCATTCGTACCCCCACATCTCCTTATCAAGCGAGCGAATAAGATATCGGACAAGTATTTCAAGTATGTCGGAGAGCTTGCTGGCTACTTGGAAAGCTTTATCAAACGCACAAAGCCTTTGCAGGATCTCGACAAACTCTTCGCAAGCTTTGATGAAGACTTCGAGAAGCAATGGGCAGCAAACCAAGTGCCTGGATGGACAGAGGAGAACGTTGAGAATCGTACTCAGGCTCCAAAAACACAAGGCTCAGGGGAAGGCATCTGGTGTACCGATTGTGAAAGAGAATTCAAGAACGAAAACGTTTACAAGAATCACTTGACTGGCAAGAAACACATTCGGGCCGCCGAAGCTCGCAAAGCTGTAGGTGACTCGGGCGCGGGTGCACCGCCGTCAGTTGGTGGCGTTACCTCTGTGGCCCACCGTCTGAAAGAACGCGCAGTTGCTGAGCGCGAGCACCGGGTTCGCTCTTTAGCCAAGGTCCTCGACTCTGAACGGCAGGCAACCCGTATCAACGTTGAGCGGAGACAGGGCATGACTGAGCGCGAGCGGCAGATGGAGCTGGAGGCTTTGATGGCTGAATTTGAGAACGCTGGCGGTCCTGGGCGCAATGACCAGTCTGACGACGAAGGGGACGAGAAGATTTACAACCCACTCAAGCTTCCCTTGGCATGGGACGGCAAGCCTATTCCTTACTGGCTGTATAAGCTGCACGGTCTGGGCGTCGAGTATCCGTGCGAGATTTGCGGAAACTTTGTCTACATGGGTCGCCGCGCTTTCGACAAGCACTTTTCGGAAGCCTTACATATCTTCGGCTTGAAGTGTCTGGGAATCACATCGAATACTAATCTCTTCCGA carries:
- a CDS encoding SF3a splicing factor complex subunit PRP9, with product MVLEEQRFIHEDLERLEQAIADRIAEEPRNIRERLARDHEIAHFLSRIEEQSKRLLEIYQDADKAREKEIQTISTGEQFDEFYRQLDEIKDFHKRYPNEPVENLERAYKRRQPGEGEPTGVEIDTMFSGEEAYGQFLDLTTLHEDYLNLPGVKRLTYIQYLDVFDSFVPPHLLIKRANKISDKYFKYVGELAGYLESFIKRTKPLQDLDKLFASFDEDFEKQWAANQVPGWTEENVENRTQAPKTQGSGEGIWCTDCEREFKNENVYKNHLTGKKHIRAAEARKAVGDSGAGAPPSVGGVTSVAHRLKERAVAEREHRVRSLAKVLDSERQATRINVERRQGMTERERQMELEALMAEFENAGGPGRNDQSDDEGDEKIYNPLKLPLAWDGKPIPYWLYKLHGLGVEYPCEICGNFVYMGRRAFDKHFSEALHIFGLKCLGITSNTNLFREITRIEDAIKLWEKLEQDRKKERESRENVVQMEDAEGNVMPERIYLDLQKQGIL
- a CDS encoding WD40 repeat domain-containing protein; its protein translation is MRPDGISSANGFSQASNGLSVSPSRKTVFAHSSNSQPAHSSSNGESQKNGSSKTSKKSSSYFGHDREEVTRILIQSLYELGYDGAASLLSMESGYQLESPAVGIFRKAVLEGRWAEAEDILIQSFTPDANVREPGFSSGKPETTEKLLLVENAEKNEMLFYLRQQKFLELLEARDLGSALTVLRHELTPLNYDVGRLHALSSLLMCPPEHLHNQAGWEGPISSSRERLLSELSKSISPSVMIPNNRLAILLNHVKQNQINRCLYHNTATPPSLYSDHMCDRNDFPLRTGVELRQHSDEVWYCQFSHDGSKLVTAGRDRHVYIYDTSNFSVYRQLEKHEEGVAHVSWSPDDSKLITCSQDKKARVWSVETGRCLLTINHHRQPVTAAVWAADGESFVTASLDLSSQLCHWSMRGDPLYTWHGGFRVQDCAITPDGRRLIAADVEEKIHVYDFATHEEEYCLPLKSKPTSVTVSRDSRYMLVNLSEGQIQLIDLDTTEVIRRFQGQKQGHFVIRSAFGGAAENFVVSGSEDSRVYIWHKENGTLVETLEGHTSGCVNAISWNPTNPCMFASAGDDYFVRIWTRERDMQRYAPANKGEAVSVNGSARTSALRSTSNF
- a CDS encoding ATP-dependent RNA helicase eIF4A; the protein is METPAKRSLPLYKCATFDALDIMRQIDAALSFAEYYHVIPAVALAPQTQVALTNYHISRPKSVKLIAFSTSFLEQTKWLTVLIDERMIWANGANSDRLEFSTSKEVTVAPTFEDMHLKESLLRGIYAYGYESPSAVQSRAIVQICKGRDTIAQAQSGTGKTATFSIGILQVIDTVVRETQALVLSPTRELATQIQSVIMALGDYMNVQCHACIGGTNIGEDIRKLDYGQHVVSGTPGRVADMIRRRHLRTRHIKMLVLDEADELLNRGFREQIYDVYRYLPPATQVVVVSATLPYDVLDMTTKFMTDPVRVLVKRDELTLEGIKQYFIAVEKEEWKFDTLCDLYDTLTITQAVIFCNTRRKVDWLTDKMREANFTVSSMHGEMPQKERDSIMQDFRQGNSRVLISTDVWARGIDVQQVSLVINYDLPTNRENYIHRIGRSGRFGRKGVAINFVTSDDVRILRDIELYYSTQIDEMPMNGKSSDFTRFPLMAQRYTYSCLVADLLS